From Paenibacillus sp. PL2-23:
CGGAATTTGGCCGGAGGTGAATAGCAAGCCGCCCAGCTTGATCGCCTGGGAGTATGGTCCAATAGCAGCTGGCGCATCGGTTGTGGAGATAACCTGCAGCTTAGCGTTTGTTGTCATCGTGAAATCCTTCCTCTCTAGCCTTTGAAATAGTTGCCCGGAACAATAGTTGTCTGCTTGGTCTTCAAATCTACGGCCGTCAGCTTCGCTAAGGAAACATAGTCCTCCAGCAGCCGCTCCTCCAGCTCGACCTCTCCTGATTCCACGAACACGCCTACGCCGGCCACTGTCGCTTTGAATTCATAGAGAAGATCCATCATGCCTTGAATCGTGCCGCCAGCCTTCATGAAGTCGTCGATGATCAGCACATGGGACTCTTCCTTAAGCGCTCTGCGCGCAAGCGACATCGTCTGGATCCGCTTATTGGAGCCAGACACATAATTGATGCTTACGGCGGAGCCCTCTGTCACCTTGTTGTCTCTGCGGACAATGACAACCGGAATGTTCAGGCATGCGGCGGTCGCGTACGCGAGCGGAATGCCTTTGGTTTCTACCGTCATAATGACGTCAATTCGTCGATTGGAGAACGCCGTTGCGAACATCCGGCCTACGTCGGCCAGCAGCTCCGGCTGTCCCAGCATATCCGTCATATACAGATAGCCGCCGGGCAGCACGCGGTCGGGCTGCTCCAGCTTCAGGCAGACCTCCTGCATAATGGCACGCGCCGTCTCTTCTTTCATCTGCGGCATATATTTAACGCCG
This genomic window contains:
- the purR gene encoding pur operon repressor is translated as MKKLKRSSRLVEMTQYLLSRPHTLISLTAFADRYQSAKSSISEDLAIIKEVFEEEGIGELQTLAGAAGGVKYMPQMKEETARAIMQEVCLKLEQPDRVLPGGYLYMTDMLGQPELLADVGRMFATAFSNRRIDVIMTVETKGIPLAYATAACLNIPVVIVRRDNKVTEGSAVSINYVSGSNKRIQTMSLARRALKEESHVLIIDDFMKAGGTIQGMMDLLYEFKATVAGVGVFVESGEVELEERLLEDYVSLAKLTAVDLKTKQTTIVPGNYFKG